One segment of Mycolicibacterium sp. YH-1 DNA contains the following:
- a CDS encoding aldehyde dehydrogenase, translating to MKQHDSEKSVAHRVRCRSDVEYRHSTGTRSPCRIVRRSPMSARRPSLDSRERDTIFIDGQWVASSGPNRDIISPADLTVVGHAPDGSPADMDRAVASARRTFDDGGWSSLPITERTRYLHRAGEIYAANSDLIAELVTAEMGSPITFSRNAQGPIAQHILAYYAALGDRFEVEQQRTELSSPATVIHDPAGVVAAIAPWNYPQALMLMKIAPALVAGCTVVAKPSPETALDGLLLAQIFEEAGLPPGVLNVVPADREAGEHLISHPDVDRVAFTGSTEAGRRVAEICGRALRRCTLELGGKSAALILDDADIGVTMTGLRDAAFRNSGQTCTNQTRILVPRSRIDEFTDALCDMVSSMVIGDPSDPATEIGPMVSSRQRERVESYVSIGQAEGAKLALGGGRPVGLDTGWYVEPAVFTAVSNDMRIAREEIFGPVVCVIPYEGDAQGLAIANDSEYGLAGSVWSTDIDRAVALAKRVRAGMVLVNGVGGSFDGPFGGFRQSGIGRECGIEGLLAYTEPKQVPLF from the coding sequence TTGAAGCAACACGATTCAGAAAAATCAGTGGCACACCGCGTGCGGTGTAGATCGGACGTTGAGTACCGGCACAGCACCGGCACCAGGTCACCATGTCGAATCGTAAGGCGGTCACCCATGTCAGCTCGTCGTCCCTCGCTGGATTCCCGTGAGCGCGACACGATCTTCATCGACGGCCAGTGGGTGGCCTCGAGCGGGCCGAACCGCGACATCATCTCACCGGCAGATCTGACAGTCGTAGGTCATGCACCGGATGGATCGCCGGCCGATATGGATCGAGCAGTGGCCAGCGCACGGCGCACGTTCGACGACGGTGGCTGGTCAAGCCTGCCGATCACCGAACGCACTCGATACCTGCACCGCGCGGGGGAGATCTACGCGGCCAACTCCGATCTGATTGCCGAGCTGGTCACTGCCGAAATGGGCAGCCCCATTACGTTCTCCCGCAATGCGCAAGGCCCGATTGCCCAGCACATCCTGGCCTACTACGCCGCCCTGGGTGACCGATTCGAGGTCGAACAGCAACGCACCGAGTTGAGTTCTCCGGCCACGGTCATCCACGACCCTGCGGGTGTGGTGGCAGCAATCGCGCCCTGGAACTACCCGCAGGCGTTGATGCTGATGAAGATTGCACCCGCGCTGGTCGCCGGGTGCACGGTGGTGGCAAAACCGTCTCCGGAGACGGCACTCGACGGGTTGCTGCTGGCGCAGATATTCGAGGAGGCCGGGCTTCCCCCCGGAGTGCTCAACGTGGTGCCCGCAGACCGCGAGGCCGGCGAGCATCTCATCAGCCATCCTGACGTAGACCGGGTGGCCTTCACCGGATCGACCGAGGCCGGTCGCCGGGTCGCCGAGATCTGTGGCCGTGCTCTGCGACGTTGCACACTGGAGCTCGGCGGCAAGTCCGCCGCACTGATACTCGACGATGCCGACATCGGTGTCACCATGACCGGCCTGCGCGATGCCGCCTTCCGCAACAGCGGACAGACCTGTACCAATCAGACTCGTATCCTGGTTCCCCGCAGCCGGATCGATGAGTTCACCGATGCATTGTGCGACATGGTGTCTTCGATGGTGATCGGCGATCCCAGCGACCCGGCCACCGAGATCGGGCCGATGGTATCCAGCCGGCAGCGTGAGCGGGTGGAGAGTTATGTGTCCATCGGCCAGGCAGAGGGTGCCAAGCTGGCGCTGGGGGGCGGCCGTCCGGTGGGTTTGGATACCGGCTGGTATGTCGAGCCGGCGGTGTTCACCGCCGTCTCCAACGACATGCGGATCGCCCGCGAGGAGATCTTCGGCCCCGTGGTCTGTGTCATCCCGTACGAAGGCGATGCGCAAGGCCTGGCGATCGCCAATGACTCCGAATACGGTCTGGCCGGCAGTGTTTGGAGCACGGATATCGACCGCGCCGTTGCACTGGCAAAGCGGGTGCGAGCCGGGATGGTTCTCGTGAACGGTGTGGGCGGCAGCTTCGACGGACCGTTCGGCGGTTTCCGACAAAGTGGGATCGGTCGCGAGTGCGGCATCGAAGGCCTGCTCGCCTATACCGAACCCAAGCAAGTTCCGTTGTTCTAG
- a CDS encoding amidohydrolase family protein, giving the protein MPSELEDSLADSSIFTIGPDYELSLLPEPEEMPVWCPVISVDDHCFEPATLFESVAAKYRDDVPRMVEVDGRPAWQIGDKQFFFSGMDGAAGRPITEWRSMKMRLQDYRESVYNTDARVRDMDITGVWASLCFPSITWGFAGTTLSRLPDKDLGFACVQAYNDWAVEQWAGSHPDRFIPCALSYLADAELAAKEIYRNAERGVHAVSFTENPAQLGFPSVHSDHWEPFWRACAETETAINLHIGSSGRISCPSPDTPVPAQVALFPLNGIETVVDWIFSGIAQRYSDLRIVLSEAGISWVPMVVERLHRAYRQREAEPDVWAGSSIHPVDVLHRNFWFTSIEDPSAFRRLDVISEDRMMLEVDFPHSDSSWPDSQELFRSELETLPVETIKKICYGNAAALYHHPEPPQSMLADSVLLASR; this is encoded by the coding sequence ATGCCCAGTGAATTAGAGGACTCGCTCGCCGACTCGAGCATCTTCACCATCGGTCCCGACTACGAGTTGTCGCTCCTGCCGGAGCCCGAGGAGATGCCGGTCTGGTGTCCCGTCATCTCCGTCGACGACCACTGCTTCGAGCCGGCGACGCTGTTCGAATCCGTTGCAGCCAAGTATCGAGACGATGTCCCCCGGATGGTCGAAGTCGACGGACGACCGGCGTGGCAGATCGGTGACAAGCAATTCTTCTTCAGCGGTATGGACGGCGCAGCAGGTCGTCCCATCACCGAGTGGCGCTCCATGAAGATGCGGCTGCAGGACTATCGCGAATCGGTCTACAACACCGACGCGCGGGTCAGGGACATGGACATCACAGGTGTGTGGGCATCGCTGTGTTTTCCCTCCATCACCTGGGGATTCGCCGGCACCACGCTGTCGCGCCTACCCGATAAGGACCTCGGGTTTGCGTGTGTCCAGGCTTACAACGACTGGGCGGTCGAACAGTGGGCAGGTTCGCACCCTGATCGCTTCATCCCGTGCGCATTGAGTTACCTGGCCGACGCCGAGCTGGCCGCCAAGGAGATCTATCGCAACGCCGAACGTGGCGTCCACGCGGTCAGCTTCACCGAGAATCCCGCTCAGCTCGGATTCCCCAGCGTGCACTCCGACCACTGGGAACCGTTCTGGCGGGCGTGCGCCGAGACCGAGACGGCAATCAATCTGCACATCGGTTCGTCGGGCCGGATCAGCTGCCCCTCACCCGACACACCGGTCCCGGCACAGGTCGCGCTGTTCCCGCTCAACGGGATCGAGACGGTGGTTGACTGGATTTTCTCCGGAATCGCACAGCGATACAGTGATCTTCGGATTGTGCTGTCCGAGGCGGGTATCTCCTGGGTTCCAATGGTCGTGGAACGTCTGCACCGCGCCTACCGTCAGCGGGAGGCCGAGCCCGATGTCTGGGCCGGCTCGTCCATACACCCGGTCGACGTCCTGCACCGCAACTTCTGGTTCACCTCCATTGAGGACCCGTCCGCATTCCGGAGGCTGGATGTCATCAGTGAGGACCGGATGATGCTCGAAGTGGACTTCCCGCACAGCGACAGTTCTTGGCCCGACAGCCAGGAACTGTTCCGGTCCGAACTGGAGACTCTTCCTGTCGAGACGATCAAGAAGATCTGCTACGGCAACGCTGCCGCGCTCTATCACCATCCCGAGCCGCCGCAGTCCATGCTTGCCGACTCAGTGCTGCTCGCCTCGAGGTAA
- a CDS encoding NADPH-dependent FMN reductase: MKQPLVVGIGGTLRADSSTERALRQCLAAAEQLGGRTALFCGADLDLPMYNPYESTRSSRATALVEGLRAADAVVVASPGYHGAVSGLIKNALDYAEDLRSDDRTYLTDTRWGAIACAYGWQAAVGTLGQLRTIGHALRAWPTPLGVAINSATTVFGTDGSVDDEVVLGQIRSLATQLVGSVHATT, encoded by the coding sequence GTGAAACAACCCTTGGTGGTCGGTATCGGTGGGACCCTGCGGGCCGATTCGTCGACCGAACGGGCTCTGCGGCAATGCCTTGCCGCAGCGGAGCAACTCGGCGGCCGAACCGCGTTGTTCTGTGGCGCCGATCTCGACCTGCCGATGTACAACCCGTACGAATCCACCCGCTCATCCAGAGCCACCGCCCTTGTGGAGGGTCTACGCGCCGCCGATGCGGTCGTGGTTGCATCGCCGGGATACCACGGCGCGGTTTCTGGGTTGATCAAGAATGCACTCGACTATGCCGAAGACCTGCGCAGTGATGACCGGACCTATCTCACCGATACCCGGTGGGGAGCGATTGCGTGTGCATACGGGTGGCAGGCTGCGGTGGGAACCCTCGGTCAGCTGCGAACCATCGGGCATGCATTGCGTGCCTGGCCGACCCCGTTGGGCGTGGCGATCAACTCGGCCACGACGGTGTTCGGTACCGACGGATCCGTTGACGATGAGGTGGTGTTAGGTCAAATCAGATCGTTGGCAACACAACTCGTGGGATCCGTACACGCCACCACGTGA
- a CDS encoding zinc-binding dehydrogenase: MTVRCAVLHELGADLSVETVTPLARGPRDVVVEIRASGICHTDLSMRNGLFPAMFSGPMIGGHEGAGVVVDVGPQVSRVAVGDRVITSFRPACGTCTYCTAGRTHLCDSLASLLRRPRAAREDGTRANAMSGIGTFSESLTCDEASVVRVETDLPDAHLALLGCGMTTGVGAALFTARVQPGSTTVVVGCGGVGQAVVQGCAVAGASRIIAVDPVASKRALALRAGATDAIDPENGSAVDQVRELTRGLGVDFAFDVVGGPVTVPSSYAMLDKGGMLVLVGYGPIDSELRLPAFDLQSQEKVVKGCVAGSAQIRRDYQKFIELIEHGRLNTDDLVSQEVALGDINGAMQAMLSGEVVRSVITTF, translated from the coding sequence ATGACCGTGCGCTGTGCCGTGCTACACGAGTTGGGCGCAGACCTGTCAGTCGAGACGGTCACCCCGTTGGCGCGGGGTCCGCGCGACGTCGTCGTCGAGATCCGCGCCAGCGGTATCTGTCATACCGACCTATCGATGCGCAACGGCCTTTTTCCAGCGATGTTCTCCGGACCGATGATCGGTGGCCACGAGGGTGCAGGTGTGGTCGTCGACGTCGGTCCACAGGTTTCGCGGGTCGCTGTTGGAGACCGTGTCATCACGTCGTTCCGGCCGGCATGTGGCACCTGCACCTACTGCACGGCCGGTCGCACCCATCTGTGTGATTCGCTGGCGTCGCTGCTACGGCGTCCACGTGCCGCTCGGGAGGACGGAACGCGGGCCAACGCAATGAGCGGTATCGGTACATTCAGTGAATCGCTCACCTGTGACGAAGCGTCGGTGGTACGGGTGGAGACCGATCTTCCCGACGCCCACCTGGCGCTTCTCGGCTGTGGAATGACGACCGGCGTGGGTGCGGCGCTGTTCACCGCGCGGGTCCAGCCGGGTTCGACAACGGTGGTCGTCGGCTGCGGTGGTGTGGGCCAGGCAGTCGTCCAGGGTTGTGCGGTTGCCGGAGCGTCACGCATCATCGCAGTGGATCCTGTCGCGTCGAAACGCGCTCTGGCGCTGCGGGCCGGTGCGACCGACGCCATCGATCCGGAGAATGGTTCCGCAGTCGATCAGGTACGGGAATTGACCCGCGGGTTGGGAGTCGACTTCGCGTTTGATGTCGTCGGAGGGCCGGTCACCGTGCCATCGAGCTACGCCATGCTCGACAAGGGCGGAATGCTGGTGCTGGTGGGCTACGGGCCCATCGACAGCGAATTGCGCTTGCCGGCATTCGATCTGCAGTCGCAGGAAAAGGTCGTCAAAGGCTGTGTTGCAGGATCCGCCCAGATCCGCAGGGACTACCAGAAGTTCATCGAACTCATCGAGCACGGACGGCTGAATACCGATGATCTGGTATCCCAGGAGGTCGCGCTGGGTGATATCAACGGAGCGATGCAGGCGATGCTGTCCGGTGAAGTGGTTCGCAGCGTGATCACCACCTTCTGA
- a CDS encoding cytochrome P450: protein MTQMQTGDGLESANAEGSAITFDHLDPELNYDKLQQVYRGLAAGCPVPKTDAHGGYALVTRYGDVIEVEKDSSTFASSSGVLHPPHEGRPPSIPIEFDGAEHVAYRKLFMEVLSAPRVRKLLPYLDDLAERVLDGFAVGDDTDFVQNVAVQIPIRAVGHLLGLGEAANDLIQNFATKVLEHAGTPTMVEALQELDVVAARYFDDRRANPVDDYLSMLVHMDFGGRKLTDDELKNIFRTFVFAGFETTAHAIGSLVHHVVSDPQLQADMRSGAVPLEGLVEEGLRMLPPVQTMFRTVTESTTLNGADLSAGERLVLLYAVANRDPAQFEDPQQFCPTRINPRQHVAFGIGPHYCAGATLARAEIHVLLKALIKRPALELVGTPRHSPHLMMGQMMGIDYLPVRFQEQER, encoded by the coding sequence ATGACACAGATGCAAACCGGTGACGGCCTAGAATCCGCCAATGCCGAAGGGTCGGCGATCACGTTCGACCACCTCGATCCCGAACTCAACTATGACAAGCTGCAGCAGGTATACCGCGGTCTGGCCGCCGGGTGTCCGGTTCCCAAGACCGACGCCCATGGCGGTTATGCGTTGGTGACCCGCTACGGCGATGTCATTGAGGTCGAGAAGGACTCCAGTACCTTCGCATCGAGCAGCGGTGTGTTGCACCCCCCGCATGAGGGCCGGCCGCCCAGCATCCCGATCGAGTTCGACGGTGCTGAGCACGTCGCGTACCGAAAGCTCTTCATGGAGGTCCTCAGCGCACCGCGGGTACGAAAACTGCTGCCCTACTTGGATGATCTGGCCGAGCGTGTGCTCGACGGCTTTGCCGTCGGAGATGACACCGACTTCGTGCAGAATGTCGCCGTTCAGATTCCGATTCGCGCGGTCGGTCACCTACTGGGCCTGGGCGAAGCCGCCAATGATCTGATCCAGAACTTCGCCACCAAGGTGTTGGAACATGCCGGGACGCCCACGATGGTGGAGGCACTCCAGGAACTTGACGTCGTGGCGGCCAGGTACTTCGACGACCGCCGCGCCAATCCTGTTGATGATTACCTGAGCATGTTGGTGCACATGGACTTCGGCGGTCGCAAACTCACCGACGACGAACTGAAGAACATCTTCCGGACCTTCGTCTTCGCAGGATTCGAGACCACTGCACACGCGATCGGCAGCTTGGTGCATCACGTGGTCAGCGACCCCCAGTTGCAGGCCGACATGAGGTCGGGGGCTGTCCCGCTGGAGGGACTGGTGGAGGAGGGGCTGCGCATGCTTCCGCCGGTGCAGACGATGTTCCGCACGGTGACCGAGTCGACGACCCTCAACGGTGCCGACTTGTCCGCTGGCGAACGCCTGGTTCTGCTCTATGCAGTCGCCAATCGTGATCCCGCCCAGTTCGAAGATCCTCAACAGTTCTGCCCGACTCGGATCAATCCGCGCCAGCACGTCGCATTCGGCATCGGTCCGCATTACTGCGCGGGAGCCACTTTGGCGCGCGCAGAGATTCATGTCCTACTGAAGGCTTTGATAAAGCGGCCGGCACTCGAACTGGTCGGCACCCCACGTCACAGCCCACACCTGATGATGGGCCAGATGATGGGAATCGACTACCTGCCGGTGCGATTTCAAGAGCAGGAGCGATGA
- a CDS encoding amidohydrolase family protein codes for MSTVLDVDSHEMAPLELWGEVFGDEIARRINEVGFDILTRTRANSLSVPGLQADTTPINQETVWQLKGATAPSAIDLRRRPAVLDEMQISRQLVFPTFGLFALILINDPNAHAWLGFDAQKFDGRDIGRRAVEAHNDWAAEITRSTSSRVRPVGIVMTDEPAESIVAQAQRAIDRGMRALMIPANVPPAGASPAHPQLDPFWRLAAEADIPVTIHLGTDSGFISSTAWSQGVEIFHPSDKSSIELPIEPYRATNIHYCAENMVSTMVLGGVFERHPGLRFGAIELAAGWAGPLADRLDVWASTMFRSRLKDTLSLRPSEYLARNVRVTPFYFEPLARYYEQHSNVWPMYCYATDFPHVEGGKDSRKVLEDALSSAPPIASEQFFNTNGELLLPA; via the coding sequence GTGTCAACGGTTCTCGACGTCGATAGCCATGAAATGGCGCCGCTGGAGCTTTGGGGTGAGGTGTTCGGCGACGAGATCGCCCGCCGCATCAACGAAGTCGGATTCGATATCCTGACAAGGACTCGGGCCAATTCGCTGTCTGTGCCTGGACTGCAGGCGGATACCACGCCGATCAATCAGGAGACGGTTTGGCAGCTCAAAGGTGCTACTGCTCCGTCGGCGATCGATCTGCGTCGTCGCCCCGCGGTGCTCGACGAGATGCAGATATCGCGCCAACTGGTTTTTCCCACCTTCGGCCTCTTCGCCCTGATCCTGATCAACGATCCGAATGCGCATGCCTGGCTCGGGTTTGACGCGCAGAAGTTCGACGGACGCGATATCGGCCGGCGGGCGGTGGAGGCCCACAACGACTGGGCGGCCGAAATCACCCGATCGACGTCGAGTCGGGTACGACCGGTGGGCATCGTGATGACCGACGAGCCGGCCGAGTCGATCGTCGCTCAAGCTCAGCGTGCCATCGATCGTGGTATGCGGGCCCTGATGATCCCCGCCAATGTGCCACCCGCGGGTGCCTCACCGGCCCATCCGCAGCTTGACCCGTTCTGGCGTCTCGCCGCCGAGGCGGATATCCCGGTCACCATCCACCTGGGCACCGACAGTGGGTTCATCAGTTCTACGGCCTGGTCGCAGGGTGTCGAGATCTTTCATCCCTCCGACAAGTCCAGTATCGAGCTTCCGATCGAGCCGTACCGTGCGACCAACATCCACTATTGCGCGGAGAACATGGTGTCCACGATGGTGCTGGGTGGCGTCTTCGAACGGCACCCGGGGCTGCGGTTCGGTGCCATCGAGCTGGCCGCGGGCTGGGCCGGACCACTGGCCGACCGACTGGATGTCTGGGCCTCCACGATGTTCCGCTCTCGGCTGAAGGACACCTTATCCCTGCGGCCGTCGGAGTATCTGGCCCGAAACGTGCGTGTCACCCCGTTCTACTTCGAGCCGCTGGCGCGTTATTACGAACAGCATTCCAATGTGTGGCCGATGTACTGCTACGCGACCGACTTCCCGCATGTCGAGGGCGGCAAGGACTCTCGAAAGGTGTTGGAAGACGCACTGTCGTCGGCTCCACCCATTGCCAGTGAGCAGTTCTTCAACACCAACGGCGAGTTGCTCCTGCCGGCATAG
- a CDS encoding thiamine pyrophosphate-binding protein, with translation MTRMSQEISGHTALAQAFVDQNVSTVFGVIGEGNIEVLAELRDTHGVRYVKAAREDGAVLMAGGYAAVTGEVGVASVTHGPGLTNTITALTHLTRRRTPIVLFAGDTDPHFPHGRQRIDQAALIAPTGAGFHQVHSPDSIADDVSCAIGRARSERRPIVLNVAVNIQRCRTTYSPAKSRIAAPQAIGPDPAALDLAAGAIAAARRPVILAGRGAVLSDARTPLSVLAARIGAPVATTLCAKDFFRGEPYDLGICGTLSHSTATETILAADCVIAFGASLNPDTTAEGSLLENKRVVHIDVESAQLGRHIQVSAAVHADAALTASTLVDWFDEVNLPRSGTLCTPALADRLAQFDPRSEFTLQQRDLVDNRELTLILEREFPRERTYVCDSGLFVVPGWAWLRVPEPSAFIETVAFGSIGLGLATALGAAVGRPDRPTLVTVGDGGLSMGLQELLTAVRYGLDVVVVVFNDGAYGAELAITDRIGKGHALPLLGDVNFAATAEAMGMSALRIDTPDQLPLIAEALSRRTGPLLIDVRTDSRTPVAH, from the coding sequence ATGACCAGAATGTCGCAAGAGATATCCGGCCACACGGCCCTCGCCCAAGCATTCGTCGATCAGAACGTCAGCACCGTCTTCGGAGTCATCGGCGAAGGCAACATCGAGGTGCTGGCCGAGCTGCGTGACACCCACGGTGTGCGCTATGTGAAGGCTGCCCGCGAAGACGGTGCAGTACTGATGGCAGGCGGTTACGCCGCCGTCACCGGCGAGGTCGGAGTGGCGTCGGTGACGCACGGTCCGGGTCTGACCAACACGATAACCGCACTGACGCACCTGACTCGTCGCCGAACGCCGATCGTGCTCTTTGCCGGCGACACCGACCCACACTTTCCGCACGGCCGCCAGCGAATCGACCAGGCAGCCCTCATCGCACCAACCGGTGCCGGCTTCCACCAGGTGCACTCGCCGGATTCGATCGCCGATGACGTGTCATGCGCTATCGGCCGTGCCCGATCCGAGCGCCGGCCCATAGTGCTCAATGTGGCTGTCAACATTCAACGCTGCCGCACCACATACTCACCGGCGAAGTCGCGTATAGCGGCGCCGCAGGCCATCGGACCCGATCCCGCAGCCTTGGATCTGGCTGCCGGAGCGATTGCAGCCGCCCGCAGACCCGTCATCCTCGCCGGACGGGGTGCAGTTCTTTCCGACGCACGGACCCCGCTCTCGGTACTGGCAGCGCGGATAGGTGCCCCCGTCGCCACCACGCTGTGCGCCAAGGATTTCTTCCGTGGTGAGCCTTACGATCTGGGGATCTGCGGAACACTGTCGCACTCGACAGCCACCGAGACGATTCTGGCGGCAGATTGTGTGATCGCCTTCGGCGCGAGCCTGAATCCAGACACCACCGCCGAAGGCTCACTGCTCGAGAACAAGCGTGTGGTCCACATCGACGTGGAGTCCGCACAGCTCGGTCGCCATATTCAGGTGTCGGCCGCCGTGCACGCCGATGCTGCGCTTACCGCCAGCACCCTGGTGGACTGGTTTGACGAAGTCAATCTGCCCCGATCCGGGACGCTGTGCACGCCGGCGCTGGCCGACCGTCTTGCTCAATTCGACCCGCGCTCGGAATTCACTCTGCAGCAACGTGATCTGGTGGACAATCGGGAACTCACCCTGATCCTGGAACGGGAGTTCCCACGCGAACGGACGTATGTCTGTGATTCCGGCCTGTTCGTGGTGCCTGGATGGGCATGGCTTCGGGTCCCCGAACCTTCCGCGTTCATCGAGACGGTGGCTTTCGGCTCCATCGGACTCGGGCTGGCGACGGCACTCGGGGCCGCCGTGGGCCGGCCCGATCGACCGACCCTGGTGACCGTCGGTGACGGTGGCCTGAGTATGGGGCTGCAGGAGCTGCTCACCGCGGTGCGGTACGGGTTGGATGTGGTCGTGGTGGTGTTCAATGACGGTGCCTACGGCGCCGAACTTGCCATCACCGACCGCATCGGTAAGGGCCACGCGCTACCTCTGCTCGGCGATGTCAACTTCGCCGCCACCGCCGAGGCAATGGGCATGTCGGCGCTGCGCATCGACACACCCGATCAACTACCGCTGATCGCCGAGGCACTGAGCCGCCGGACCGGCCCGCTGCTCATCGATGTCAGGACCGATTCCCGCACGCCCGTAGCGCATTAA
- a CDS encoding AMP-binding protein encodes MTDVWYGPRDEPSVVGLLRQRVEEVGDQLFLDFSGQQYTYRQIFDRAAGLASGLGKAGLMADQTVATMLDNNVEAAALWFATNLRGGIWVPVNTALKGSFLAHVVADSGARIVVCEQDFLDRFRAEIHNLPQLELILVRGGSESDTIGAVSVRPLADYQLEPDESAHVARTTRDTALIIYTGGTTGPSKGCIISNGYVLSSARGFIEQCGRVEGEMNWSPLPIYHFNLVSGTIVGTMLLRSSASIAARFSVSGFWPEMQRCKAPVVNLLGSMGSLIARMDDTPEMVQCHGQIRVVHGAPFPAALQDIWRSRFGVQVVGGNSYGLTEGFPLTTLAAGTPTPPGSSGKANVESFDVRIFDDADREVEPGAVGEIVCRPKRPGVMFDGYWHRPDAFASAMGNLWFHTGDLGRFDEEGFFYFEDRKKDYLRRRGENISSQEVELVVLGHESVAEVAVHAVKSDVTEDDLKITAVLKPDTHLLEAQLFEWLKDRMPYFALPRYIEFRAALPVSAVGRVHKYQLREEGATAATWDREHADVTWDRR; translated from the coding sequence ATGACTGACGTCTGGTACGGGCCTCGTGATGAGCCGAGTGTCGTCGGGCTCCTGCGGCAGCGGGTCGAAGAGGTGGGGGACCAGCTGTTCCTGGACTTCAGTGGGCAGCAGTACACCTACCGCCAAATCTTCGACCGCGCGGCGGGGCTGGCCTCCGGGTTGGGTAAGGCCGGGTTGATGGCCGACCAGACGGTGGCGACGATGCTCGACAACAACGTCGAGGCGGCGGCCCTGTGGTTCGCCACGAACCTGCGAGGCGGGATCTGGGTTCCGGTCAATACCGCGCTCAAGGGCAGCTTCCTGGCTCATGTGGTAGCGGATTCCGGTGCCCGAATCGTGGTGTGTGAGCAGGACTTCCTCGACCGATTCCGGGCTGAGATCCATAATCTGCCGCAACTCGAACTCATCCTGGTGCGCGGGGGCTCGGAATCCGACACGATCGGCGCCGTCTCGGTACGACCGTTGGCCGATTACCAACTTGAACCAGACGAGTCGGCTCACGTCGCGAGAACCACTCGCGACACTGCGCTCATCATCTATACCGGCGGCACAACCGGGCCCTCGAAGGGCTGCATCATCTCCAATGGTTACGTCCTCAGCTCGGCCCGCGGTTTCATCGAACAGTGCGGTCGCGTTGAAGGTGAGATGAACTGGAGCCCACTACCGATCTATCATTTCAACCTGGTCAGCGGAACGATTGTCGGAACCATGCTGCTGCGCAGTTCCGCGTCGATTGCCGCCAGGTTCTCGGTGTCAGGCTTCTGGCCGGAGATGCAACGTTGCAAGGCACCGGTGGTCAATCTGCTCGGTTCGATGGGTTCGCTGATTGCCCGAATGGACGACACCCCCGAGATGGTGCAGTGCCATGGCCAGATTCGCGTCGTGCATGGCGCCCCGTTCCCGGCCGCCCTACAGGACATTTGGCGCTCCCGCTTCGGCGTGCAGGTCGTCGGCGGCAATTCGTACGGGCTCACCGAGGGCTTCCCGTTGACCACGTTGGCAGCAGGTACTCCCACCCCACCGGGGAGTTCAGGCAAGGCGAACGTGGAGAGCTTCGACGTCCGAATCTTCGACGACGCCGACCGCGAGGTCGAACCGGGTGCAGTCGGTGAGATCGTCTGCCGACCCAAGCGCCCCGGCGTCATGTTCGATGGATACTGGCACCGGCCGGACGCCTTCGCATCGGCGATGGGAAATCTCTGGTTCCACACGGGTGATCTCGGCCGCTTCGATGAGGAGGGTTTCTTCTACTTCGAGGACCGCAAGAAGGATTATCTGCGGCGCCGTGGTGAGAACATCTCCAGCCAGGAAGTCGAGCTGGTTGTTCTCGGTCACGAGTCGGTAGCCGAGGTGGCGGTGCACGCGGTGAAATCGGATGTCACCGAGGATGACCTCAAGATCACTGCGGTACTGAAGCCCGACACACATCTCTTAGAGGCGCAGCTGTTCGAATGGCTCAAGGACCGGATGCCGTACTTCGCCTTGCCGCGTTATATCGAGTTCCGGGCGGCGTTACCGGTGAGTGCAGTGGGTCGTGTGCACAAGTACCAACTGCGCGAGGAAGGTGCCACCGCGGCAACCTGGGACCGGGAACACGCCGATGTCACCTGGGACCGCCGGTAA